Proteins from a genomic interval of Methanoplanus endosymbiosus:
- the istA gene encoding IS21 family transposase, with protein sequence MPGIDLPMVNYKEILRLNSLGIKNTQIASSCNCSRTTVINALKRAEECNLYWENARNLSDEELSKRIISGNKSSVTYQMPDYEYVHHELSKKGVTLGLLWLEYCDQCRESGLIPYKHTQFYKYYRDFVHKTKATMHLEHKPGEIMEVDWAGQKVSITDTDTGETVKVSIFVSVLPYSGYAYVEGFLSQNQENWTKAHVNSYRYFGGVTKILVPDNLKTGVIKNSNHETIINRSYLELAEHYETAIIPARPYSPKDKATVEKSVNIVSTWILAALRNQDFLSLRELNEAIHEKLDDFNKKEFQKREGSRASCFEEEKEYLLPLPEKPYEAAIWKTATVQYNYHVTVENRNYSCPYEFIRHKVDVRLTGNMVEIFYKGKRIATHPRIYGIKSRYSTIEEHMPPNHQKYVKWDGDRFQKWARSIGPETYKVVNSFLTSCRVEEQGYKSCMTLLNLEDKYSPKGLEEACKRALTITERPSLKSIQVILRSKKNKLLIDESEDDAVPSSQYAFIRGPDYYREGDD encoded by the coding sequence ATGCCAGGAATTGATTTACCTATGGTAAACTACAAAGAAATCCTTAGACTGAACAGTCTTGGGATAAAGAATACGCAGATCGCAAGTTCGTGTAACTGCTCACGAACAACAGTGATCAATGCTTTGAAACGAGCTGAAGAATGCAACCTTTACTGGGAAAATGCCAGGAATCTGAGTGATGAGGAGTTATCAAAAAGAATCATATCTGGCAATAAATCCAGTGTAACATACCAGATGCCGGATTATGAGTATGTCCACCACGAACTCTCTAAAAAAGGAGTTACTTTAGGACTGCTCTGGCTTGAATACTGTGACCAGTGCCGTGAATCAGGCCTGATCCCATATAAACACACCCAGTTCTACAAATACTATCGTGATTTTGTCCATAAGACCAAAGCTACCATGCATCTGGAGCACAAACCCGGAGAGATCATGGAGGTTGACTGGGCTGGCCAGAAAGTTTCGATAACCGACACTGACACAGGTGAAACTGTAAAAGTCTCAATCTTCGTTTCTGTACTCCCATACAGTGGCTATGCCTATGTAGAAGGTTTCCTTTCACAAAATCAGGAGAACTGGACAAAAGCCCATGTAAATTCTTACAGATATTTTGGTGGGGTTACAAAAATTCTTGTCCCTGACAACCTGAAAACCGGTGTGATCAAGAACAGTAACCATGAAACGATTATCAACAGAAGTTACCTTGAGCTTGCAGAGCATTATGAAACAGCAATTATCCCGGCAAGACCGTACTCTCCAAAAGACAAAGCTACAGTTGAAAAATCAGTGAATATCGTATCTACATGGATACTTGCTGCACTTAGAAATCAGGATTTCCTTTCACTGCGTGAGTTAAATGAGGCAATCCATGAAAAATTAGATGACTTCAACAAGAAGGAATTCCAGAAGAGAGAAGGATCCAGAGCATCCTGTTTTGAAGAAGAAAAGGAATATCTTCTGCCTCTGCCGGAAAAACCATATGAAGCTGCCATATGGAAAACTGCCACAGTACAGTACAACTACCATGTAACTGTTGAGAACAGGAACTACTCATGCCCTTATGAATTCATCAGGCATAAGGTGGATGTTCGTCTCACAGGTAACATGGTGGAGATCTTTTACAAGGGTAAACGTATTGCTACACATCCGAGAATATATGGTATTAAATCCCGTTACAGCACTATTGAGGAGCATATGCCTCCCAATCATCAGAAATATGTTAAATGGGACGGAGATCGTTTCCAGAAATGGGCAAGAAGCATTGGCCCGGAAACTTACAAAGTTGTGAATTCATTTCTTACAAGCTGCAGAGTGGAAGAACAGGGCTATAAATCCTGCATGACTCTGCTCAATCTGGAAGACAAATATTCTCCAAAAGGCCTTGAGGAAGCATGTAAACGTGCTTTAACAATCACTGAAAGGCCAAGTCTGAAGAGTATTCAGGTAATTCTCAGATCAAAGAAGAACAAGTTGCTTATAGATGAGTCTGAAGACGATGCAGTCCCGTCTTCACAATATGCCTTCATAAGAGGTCCTGATTACTACAGAGAGGGTGATGACTAA
- the istB gene encoding IS21-like element helper ATPase IstB, which translates to MLHEETISKLYEMRLSNMAQNFRNQMEDNSYASMSFEDRFGILVDLEWHRRKDNRLTQLIRKAEYVYPQACIEDINYSPSRHLDKGQITRLSSCSYIRERNNVIILGATGTGKSYLACALGMAANRSSYPVKYIRLPELFAELAIARSEGNYREIIKGYKKMKLLILDEWLLTKISETEAIDLLEIMEARYMKASTIVCSQFEVGGWYQKISNATIADAICDRIVHNTYTITLKGDSMRKINGRNEVDSTSIDP; encoded by the coding sequence ATGCTGCATGAAGAAACAATCAGCAAGCTTTATGAGATGAGGCTTAGCAACATGGCTCAGAATTTCCGTAATCAGATGGAAGACAATTCTTATGCCAGTATGTCATTTGAAGACCGTTTTGGTATCCTTGTCGATTTAGAATGGCATAGACGAAAGGATAACAGACTTACTCAGCTCATCAGGAAGGCTGAATATGTTTATCCTCAAGCCTGTATTGAGGACATCAACTACTCGCCAAGCCGTCATCTTGATAAAGGACAGATTACAAGACTGTCGTCTTGTAGTTACATTCGTGAAAGGAATAATGTTATCATACTCGGAGCTACAGGGACAGGTAAAAGTTATCTTGCCTGTGCACTTGGCATGGCTGCAAATCGAAGTTCATATCCGGTTAAATACATCAGGCTCCCGGAATTATTCGCAGAACTTGCTATTGCCAGGAGTGAGGGTAATTACAGGGAAATCATCAAAGGATACAAAAAAATGAAGCTTTTGATCCTGGATGAATGGCTTTTAACCAAAATCAGTGAGACAGAAGCCATAGACCTTTTAGAGATTATGGAAGCACGCTACATGAAAGCATCTACGATAGTTTGTTCTCAGTTTGAGGTTGGCGGGTGGTACCAAAAGATAAGCAACGCAACAATTGCAGATGCTATCTGTGACAGGATTGTGCATAATACCTATACCATCACTCTCAAAGGTGATTCTATGCGTAAAATCAATGGCAGAAATGAAGTTGATAGCACATCTATTGACCCCTAA